The segment TCCCTTCATATTGGTTAAGAAGGGATCCTTTTTCTATTTAATTCGCCACGATATTTACCAGCTTTCCAGGAACAACAATTACTTTTCGGATTGTCTTTCCATCAGTTAATTCCTGAATTTTTTCGTCTGCAAGTGCTTGTTTTTCAAGTTCGTCTTTGCTAATATCTTTGGCTACATTTATTTTGGATCGAACTTTGCCCATAATTTGTACTGCGATTTCTACTTCATCTTCCACCAGTTTAGATTCATCGAAGATTGGCCATGGCTCATAGCTAATCGTTTCCGGATGACCGAGATGAGCCCACAGTTCTTCTGAAAGATGCGGCGCAACTGGTGAAAGCATCTTAACAAAACCTTCGAGATAATCCTTTGGAAGTATCTCTGCTTTATTTCCTTCATTTACAAACACCATCATTTGTGAAATACCTGTATTGAAATGCAGATTCTCAAAGTCCTCTGTCACCTTTTTCACCGTTTCATTGTACACTTTATCTAAGGAATTATTACCTTTATCCACTACTTTATCAGACAGTGTACCATCATCATTTATAATCAGGCGCCATACTCGATCAAGAAAACGTCTTGCACCATCAAGTCCATTTGTTGACCAGGCAACCGCAGCATCGAGTGGCCCCATGAACATTTCATATAGGCGTAATGTATCTGCACCATGAGAAGCAATGATGTCATCAGGATTCACAACATTCCCCTTGGATTTACTCATCTTCTCATTGCCTTCACCAAGGATCATGCCTTGATTATACAATTTCATAAACGGCTCTTTCGTTGGAACAACACCAATATCATACAAAAATTTATGCCAGAAACGTGCATACAGTAGATGAAGCACGGCATGTTCCGCACCGCCAATATAAATATCAACCGGCAGCCATTCTTCAAGTGCTTTCGGATCTGCCAGTTGCTCTGTATTATGTGGATCGATAAACCTTAGAAAATACCAGCAGCTCCCTGCCCATTGTGGCATTGTGCTCGTTTCCCGGCGACCTTTCATCCCAGTGTTTGGATCTGTCACATTGACCCAGTCACTATTATTCGCAAGCGGGGATTCACCAGTCCCAGATGGCTTTATTTCTGTCATAACAGGCAACTCTAATGGAAGTTCTTCTTCCGGAACAGCTGTAGTTGTTCCATCCTCCCAATGAATAATAGGAATTGGTTCACCCCAATAACGCTGCCTTGCAAATAACCAGTCACGCAGGCGATAGGTAACTTTCCTCTCACCATGTCCATTTACTTCAAGCCATTCAATCATTTTTGTAATGGCATCATCTGTACCCAAACCATCGAGAAAATCGGAATTAACATGCTCTCCTTCACCAACATAGGCTTCTTTGGAAATATCTCCACCTGCAACAACTTCTTTTATAGGAAGCTCAAATTTCGTGGCAAATTCATAATCTCGCCCGTCATGGCCCGGGACAGCCATAATTGCGCCACTGCCATAACTCATCAATACATAATCGGCAACCCAAATCGGCATTTTTGCGTTATTGACCGGGTTAATGGCATACGTCCCTGTAAATACACCTGTTTTATTTTTTGCCAGATCCGTACGTTCCAGATCAGATTTCGTTTGAACTTTATCCAAATAGGCCTCAACCGCTTTCTTTTGTTCCGGAGTCACTATTTTTTCTACAAACGGATGCTCTGGGGCCAGTACAGCATAGGTTGCACCAAATAATGTATCAGGCCTTGTTGTAAATACCGTGAAATCCTTGTCATGCCCGTCAATTGTAAACATTACTTCGGCACCTTCTGATCGGCCAATCCAGTTTCGCTGCATATCCTTAATACTTTCCGGCCAATCGACCTCTTCCAAATCCTCAAGCAGACGATCAGCGTATGCGGTGATTTTCAGCATCCACTGTTTCATCGGTTTTCGAACAACCGGATGCCCGCCACGTTCACTTTTCCCATCGATCACTTCTTCATTAGCAAGCACGGTTCCGAGCGCAGGGCACCAATTAACCGCCACTTCATCCATATAGGCTAGCCCTTTTTCATATAGCTTGGTAAAAATCCATTGTGTCCATTTGTAGTAATTTGGATCTGTTGTACTTATTTCGCGACCCCAGTCATAGGAAAAACCAAGTTCCTGAATTTGCCTTTTAAATGTTGCAATATTGTGCTCCGTAAATGCTGCCGGGCTGTTCCCTGTATCAATCGCATATTGCTCAGCAGGCAGACCAAAAGCATCCCAGCCCATGGGGTGCAAGACCTCATATCCTTGCATACGCTTCATACGGGAAAAAATGTCTGTTGCCGTATACCCTTCCGGATGCCCTACATGCAGACCGGCTCCGGATGGATATGGAAACATATCCAGCGCATAGACCTTCTCTTTTTTGGAATACGTATCTGTTTTAAACGTTTTGTTTGCTGCCCAATATGCTTGCCATTTATTTTCTATTTCCTGATGATTAAAACTCATTTCAGCGTCCTCCTTTTATCAATAAAAAAAGCCACTCACCCCCAGAAAGGGACGAGAAGCTTGTATCTCCCGCGGTACCACCCAAATTATCGCATACGCTGCGATCACTTGTTTCCTTAACGCGGATTTACGACAGGAACTACTTTTTTTCGCCCCTGTAACATTAAAGGTGAGTTCATACATTTCTCAGGAGCAGTTTCCACCAACCACTGCCTCTCTATACCTGAGGAAATCTATTACTAATCCTCTGCAAAGTCGTTACATTATTTATATAGAATAGTAATGAATCACGCGCGCTTTGTCAAGGTAATTCCTTTACGAATCTGCTAAGATAGACATATTCTCATACGTAAGGAGCAGATCTGACACATGTTAAAAGGAATACTAAACGTTGCACACGATCTATTAGAAGATTCTATCGAAAATGGAGAATTCGTTATTGATGCCACATGCGGAAATGGCAATGACACCTTGTTTTTAAGTAAAGTCACAGGTGATGATGGTCATGTGCTCGCTTTTGATATTCAAGATCAGGCAATTAAAAATACAAAGCAGTTACTAAAGGAAAATAGCCAGAACAATGTAACATTCATTCAAGACAGCCATGCCAATATTTCGGATTATGTAGCTACAGAACAACAAATTGGTGGCGCCATTTTTAATCTTGGCTATTTACCCAGAAGTGATAAATCAATTATCACGAAAGGCAAATCCACAAAAACTGCTATCAACACAATTTTACACCATCTTAAAAAAGGTGGTCTGATCGTGGTTGTCGTATACCATGGTCATGATGGGGGCAAAGAAGAAAAAGAAGCTCTTTTAAAATATGTAAGTAGCCTCGAGCAAAAAGCGTTTACTGTTTTACGACATGGATTCGTTAACCAACAAAACGATCCTCCTTTTATTCTGGCCATCCAGAAAAGAAGATAAACCCTAGGATTCCTGTCGTTTCCTCAGGGTTATCTTTTCAATCTATAGTACATCTTCGTGTTCCAATGAAAAAATCGAGCTTGATGGCCGCTTATTTTCAATAAGTCCTTTGTCATTTCGAGACCACCATCTAATTTTTCCACCTTTGGATCACCTAAATATAACCCTACCAAACCTTGATAAACCATCTGATGAAATGAACGATTCGGTAAGCCGTCAACATGTTCATCCGACTGTTCGATAAAATAAATCAAACGTTTTTTCATCTCTTCCTGATCCGGATAATAGCTGCAGAAATTTAAATCCGCTTCCTCTATATCTTCTTGCTGATCAATATAATAATCCAATAAAATATGTAAGCCCTGTATATACGGGAAATAACCGGTATAAATTTTCTGAGCCAGATCATCATTCATTTTATCTCCAAGTGTATAGGAAACAAGGCAAAAAATTCCGAGCGTTGACCCAGCAGTAGCGGAGAACTCATACCAACTTAAACTGGGAACCTTTTCTTTATACCTGTCATACCAGCGCGTCAGGCGTGGAATACGCTCTTCTACTTTTACATGTTTGTGCACTTGAAGATCCGCATACAACCCCTCAAGCTTCAGCAGATAATCCTGTATAACGGAATAGCTATCAAGCTTTCGTATCGTTTTTTGGCATGTGCGAACAAGATCAGCCAAGTATTCCCCATCTTGTTGCTCATCACGCAGTTCATAATAATTTTTAATCGGAGCTTGTGGTATTAATGCATCACTCATAGCCTCATGTAATAATCGAAAATCTTCCGGATCCATCGATGTACTCCGGTCACATAAGTTATCCAGATAATCACTTATGGTTTGATAGGCCACAATAAAACGGATGGACTCTCTCCATTTATAACCCGCAAGCAATGCATAAACACCGCCACCCTGGCAATGGAACCTTTTCGAGTCAATGCTTGCAAGCGCCTGCGCCCTGAGCTCCGAATTCGGGATCTGCTTTGCGCGGTTTTTCCAATGGGACAATTCCTGATCTACTGCTGGGAAAATTTTTCTATATACGGCGTTCATTAGCGTTATTGCTGTTGTGGGTACACGCCTTGCCAAGTATAATTCCTCCATTCATGGAACTTTTTGTTATACTATATATATCACCATACAACCATAGGAGGATTCAAATGATAGGTCATTATAAAAATACTAACCCTTCCATTCACGATACAGCATTTGTCGCAAAAGATGCTGTGATAAACGGAGACGTAACAATTGATGAAGCGTCCAGCATATGGTTTAAAACCGTTATTCGCGGGGATGTTGCGCCAACTCGAATAGGGAAAAGAGTCAGTGTTCAGGATCTATCCATGCTTCACCAAAGCCCAAATAATCCCTTAATTATAGAAGACGATGTAACCATTGGGCATCAGGTTACATTACATTCCGCAATCATCCGAAAAAAAGCGTTAGTCGGCATGGGTTCAATCATTTTGGATGGTGCCGAAGTAGAGGAAAGCGCATTTATTGGTGCAGGGAGCCTGGTTCCGCCCGGGAAAAAGATCCCTGCACATACACTGGCGATGGGCAGACCTGCAAAAGTTGTCCGTGATCTGACCGAAGAAGATTATGCGGAAATGGAACGGGTAAGGAAATCATATGTGGAAAAAGGACAATATTATAAAAATCATACGGATTTTTAGGGGTGTGTTTAGGGTATAGCCGAGGGGAGTGGCTGTCTCCCGATTTGGAGTGTGTCTCTCCCGGTTTTTAAGACTTCCCATGATTCAATGGATTCAGCACCTGTGCAAACATTTCACTTAACATCAACCTTGAGATAGATGAATTGTGTGCTAACGTATCCATTATTTTATCTAGATTTCTTTTAATATGTTCTATTTCTTTTTCCAAGCGGTCTAAACGAACAGATTCATTATACTGGGAGGGCTTCCGGTTATTATTTTGTTATCTCCCTTGTATATTTTCTATTATCGTACTGCACGAGTGATCAGTGAATACCAAAAAGTAAGATAATTAAAAAGCGTTTATATTGTGACTTTCAACATTTTTAAAATTTCCAATTCCTTACATAAAAATTATACCATACAGCAGATCCCGCCGTATGGTATAACTCTAAACTTTATCAAATTTTTCCGCCAATGCCTTTAATTCAGCTACCTTATCCGTTTTTTCCCATGGAAACTTAATATCCGTTCTACCGAAATGGCCATAGGCAGCTGTGTTTCTGAAAATAGGCTTTTGTAAATCAAGCATACGAATGATGCCAGCAGGCCGTAAATCAAATATTTCCCGAATGGCTCTTGCAAAATTTTCTTCACTGACGTGACCTGTACCAAATGTATTGACCGCAATGGATACAGGCTCTGCAACACCTATTGCATAAGCGAGCTGTACTTCACACGTTTTTGCTAAATCGGCTGCAACGATATTTTTGGCCACATAGCGAGCTGCATATGCTGCGGAACGATCTACTTTCGTTGCATCCTTCCCGCTGAACGCGCCTCCGCCATGACGGGCATACCCCCCATATGTGTCTACCATAATTTTACGGCCTGTTAAACCTGCGTCTCCTTGTGGACCTCCTATAACAAATCGCCCTGTTGGATTGATAAAATAATTGGTTGTTTCATCCAGTAGATGTCCTGGCACAACAGGTTTGATAACATGTTCAATGATATCTTTTTCAATTTGTGCACCAGTAATGTCCTGATGATGCTGTGTGGAAATAACAATGGTATCTACTTTAACTGGATTATCTTGTTCATCGTATTCAACGGTTACTTGCGTTTTCCCGTCTGGGCGCAGATAGGAAAGAACTTTTTCTTTTCTCATATCTGATAATCGTTTTGATAACTTATGGGCTAGAGAGATTGGCAGGGGCATGAGTTCCTCGGTTTCGTCACATGCATAGCCAAACATAAGACCTTGGTCTCCTGCGCCAATCGAGGCAATTTCTTCATCACTCATTTTACCTTGACGCGCCTCAAGTGCCTGATCAACGCCACCTGCAATATCTGCGGATTGTTCATCGATTGCGGTTAATACCGCACATGTTTCAGCATCAAATCCATATTTTGCTCTTGTATAGCCTATATCTTTAATCGTTTGACGAACAGTTGCAGGAATATCCACATACGTGCTCGTCGTAATTTCTCCTGATACTAATACAAGCCCTGTGGTTACCGTTGTCTCACAAGCAACACGTGCATGCGGATCATTTTTTAATATTTCATCCAGAATAGCATCTGATATTTGATCAGAAATCTTATCCGGATGCCCTTCTGTTACGGATTCAGATGTAAATAAACGACGATTTGCAGCCATACGGCTAAATCCTCCCTTTAATGATGTTACGGAACTCTGTTTATTATTCTATGCATTTTATTATTCAAAGTACCAACTAAAAAAGCCCTTCCTACAATCTGAGGAAAGGGTACCAAAGCCTTTCGCTCTTATTGTTCAAGGAATATCCTTGCATCAGGTGAGCACCTTTTCACCGTAGTGATGGTTGCTGGGTTTCATAGGGGCTGTCCCTCCACCAACTCTGAATAAGAGATCCGTTCGCAATTTAGCTTAACGAAAGCAGCCTTCTATGTCAACTATTTAATAGCTTAGCAGATTGAAGAAAAATTTCCGAAAAAAATCCAATAAATAGTGTGGACTAATGTTAATAATGTGTTATACTATTTACAAATTGATGCATATGATAATTTTATATTTTAAAAAATCATCAAAAGGCGGGTATTTCATATGAAAACGGTAGAAAATGCATTAGACAAAAATATATCTTCCCATAAAAACCTGATTAAAAATGCACCTGTTCCTCGTTTGGTCGAGAATATATTATCAAAAAATGAAGGTGTTCTTACTGCAACCGGGGCTGTTCGGGCAACGACAGGAACCTATACAGGTCGTTCACCAAAAGATAAATTTATTGTGAAGGATGACATTTGTGAGGATTTTATTGATTGGGGTCCCGTTAATCAAGCCATTGATGAAACCTCCTTTAATAAGCTTTACGAAAAAGTACTCACGTATTTAGAGGAAAAAGATGAGCTATATCAATTCAAAGGGTTTGCTGGAGCGGATTCTGCTTACCGTCTTCCAATTCAAGTAATTAATGAGTATGCATGGCATAATTTATTTTCTCGCCAATTATTCATTAACCCGACAAATGAAGAACTTGCTTCACACCAGCCTGAATTCACGGTAGTATCAGCACCGAATTTCAAGGCAGATCCGGCAATTGATGGTACCAATTCAGAGACATTTATTATTATTTCGTTTAAAAAGCGGGTTGTTTTGATCGGTGGAACGGAATATGCCGGGGAAATAAAGAAATCTATCTTTTCGGTTATGAATTATTTACTGCCGAGACGAAATATTTTATCAATGCATTGTTCGGCAAATGTTGGCCCAGAAGGCGATGTTGCATTATTCTTTGGTCTATCGGGAACTGGAAAGACAACGTTATCCGCTGATCCATACCGTCGCTTAATCGGTGATGATGAGCATGGATGGAGTCCAAACGGCGTATTTAATATTGAGGGGGGCTGCTATGCAAAGTGTATCAACCTGTCCGAGAAGAAAGAGCCGCAAATTTTTAATGCGATTCGATTTGGCTCCGTGCTGGAAAATGTCGTTCTCGATGATGAAACACGACTTCCTGATTATGATGATGTGTCGTTAACAGAAAATACACGTGCCGCCTATCCATTAGACAATATTGATAATATTATAAGCCCAAGCGTTGCCGGACATCCGAATACAATTATTTTCTTAACAGCTGACGCTTCCGGAACTTTGCCGCCGATTAGTAAATTAACGAAAGAGCAAGCCATGTATCACTTTTTAAGCGGATATACAAGTAAATTGGCAGGTACAGAGCGCGGGGTAACAGAGCCACAGGCTACATTTTCAGCATGCTTTGGTTCACCATTCCTGCCGCTGGTACCATCAACTTATGCGGAAATGTTAGGAGAAAAAATTGACCAGCATAATTCCAATGTCTTTTTAGTAAATACCGGCTGGACCGGTGGATCCTATGGTGTGGGCAGGCGAATGAAATTATCGCACACCCGTGCAATGGTTCATTCCGCTTTAGAGGGAGAACTTAATGCAGTTGAAACAACGAAAGATAGTATTTTCGGTCTCGAAATTCCAATACACGTACCGGGTGTACCTGACGAAGTACTTGTTCCCAAACAGACATGGGAAAATAAAGATGCTTATACGACTGCCGCTCAATCACTTGCCATGAAATTTCATGAGAACTTTGAGAAATTCTCACAAGTAACTGATTCCATTAAAGAAGCAGGACCATTGTATAAAGCATAAAAATTATTGTTTCCTCATCCCAAAGGATTTCATTTATATGTGGAAAAGCGGAGCGAGCAAGTCCGCTGGTGAAAACCGATCTCTACGATGGAGATCGGTTTTTTCCGCTCTCCAGTTATTTCTGCTCTCAGGTTGATTCTTCCCGTCATGGCAACTCCGAAAATAATTTCACTTTACCGGAACTAGGCATTCACACATTTTTTCCAGAAAGCATAAGCTATTTTGACATATCATTACTGAAATTGAAAGGGTCGAACTGTATGAAAAAAACAAAGCTTATCGCTGTTATTTCAATTGTGCTACTTCTTTTCCTTTCCGCATGTAATTCATCGAATGGAAATACGCAGATTCAACTTGCCGAGGTGACACGTTCTGTTTTCTATGCACCGCAATATGTTGCGATTGAAGAAGGTTTTTTTGAAGAAGAAGGATTGGATGTTGAACTGCAGACAACATGGGGCGGTGATACAACAATGACATCACTATTATCAGACGGTTCTGATATTGCACTTGTTGGTTCCGAGACTTCTATTTATGTGTACGCACAGGACTCAAAAGACTATGCTGTTAATTTCGCACAATTAACTGCTACAGATGGGACATTTCTGGTTGCCAAGGAGCCTGACCCTGAATTTACATGGGATGATCTTCGGGGAAGTGAATTTCTAGGGCAGCGTACTGGTGGGATGCCACAGATGGTTGGTGAATTTGTATTAAAAAATCATGACATTGATCCACATGCCGATTTGAATTTAAGTCAAAATATTGATTTTGCCAATATACCAGGAGCGTTTGCATCAGGCGACTATGAGTATGTTCAGTTATTCGAGCCAACAGCAAGTGTTTTTGAAGAAGAAGGAAACGGTCATATTGTGGCTTCCTTTGGAGAGGAATCCGGTCAAGTACCTTATACTTCCTATATGGCGAAGGAAAGTTATATGGACGGAAATGAAGAGACACTTAGCAAGTTTACAAGCGCAATCTATAAAGCACAGCAATGGGTGCAGGAAAATAGTGCCGAAGACATCGCAGAATCCATCCAACCTTATTTCGAGGATACCGAAGTGGATATGTTAGCTACAGCGATCGAACGTTATAAAAACCAGGGCTCCTTTTCAACAGATCCCACCTTGGATGAAGAAGAATGGGAAAATCTAAAGGCGATTATGGAAGAAGCAGGTGAATTACCCGCAGATGTAGGTTACGAGGACCTTGTAAATACGGAAATTGCTGAGGAAGTTATCACTAACTAAGGAGGGGGGTCCCCATTTTGTCTTTTCTAACCTTAGATCAAGTAACACATCATTACTTTTCTAAAAACAGCTACACAAAAGCATTGGATAATATATCTTTATCTGTGAAAGAAGGCGAATTCGTAGCCCTGCTCGGCCCAAGCGGTTGTGGAAAATCAACAATCCTTTCTATTATTGCGGGGATTATGAAACAAACTGCCGGGCATGTACTTCTGCAGCAGAAACCAATAAGTGACTCCGAATTAGCAATTGGATACATGCTGCAGCAGGACTATTTATTTCCATGGAAAACAATTATTGACAATGTTTTATTAGGTCCGAAAATCAACAACAATGACACAGAGGAAACCAAAGAAAAAGCATTGGATTTACTTAACAACGTTGGTTTAGCAGACGTTGCGGGCGCTTATCCAAGCTCCCTTTCCGGTGGAATGCGTCAACGGGTCGCACTTGTTCGAACATTAATAAATGATCCGAAAATATTCCTGTTAGATGAACCATTCTCAGCTCTGGATTATCAAACAAAACTCAAATTGGAGGATCAAGTATCCCATCTACTAAAAATGTATCACAAAACGACCATCCTTGTTACACATGATATCGGTGAAGCAATTGCCATGAGTGACCGTATTTGTATTATGGATGCCAATCCCGGAAGCCTTGCTAAAGTATTCGAAGTCCCTATTGAATTACGTGACGAAAAGCCTTTTTTAGTTCGAAGACATCCAAAATATCAAATCCTCTTCGATAAAATATGGGATGAGTTGGAACATGAAGATAAAGCTTCATCAGAATCAAAGGTGGTGTCAAATAATAATGGAAACTAAATCCGATTACCACCTTTATGAAGCCTATAAAAATCAGTTAAAGCGTGAAAAGAAGATTGTTTTCGCTTGGCAGATCTCTATTTTAATAACATTTATAGCACTATGGGAGCTTGCGAGCAGATTATATTGGATTGATCCATTGATATTTAGTTCTCCAACTAAAATTTTCAATTTACTAGTTGACCGATTTACGGATGGATCAATGGTCACACATATCCAGGTAACATTGTTTGAAACGGTGCTTGGCTTCATTATTGGTACGCTTCTAGGTATAGTAATTGCTACATTACTTTGGTCATCCACACGATTTTCCAAAATTATGGATCCTTATCTTGTCATTATGAACGCGATGCCTAAAGTAGCGCTTGGTCCCATTATTATTGTCGCCCTCGGTCCTGGTTATTTTTCGATAATTACCATGGGGGCAATCATCTCAGTGATTATTACGACGCTTGTCGTGTATTCTGCTTTCAATGAAGTCGACCCAAATTATGAAAAAGTACTCATAAGCTTTGGAGCATCGAGGTGGCAGCGTTTTAAGGAAGCCATTTTTCCGGCAACACTTCCGGCAATGATTTCTACATTAAAAGTAAATGTAGGCCTTTCATGGGTTGGTGTCATTGTTGGTGAATTTCTCGTTTCAAAGCAAGGTTTAGGATATTTAATTATTTACGGATTCCAAGTATTTGATTTTTCACTTGTGATGTCAAGCTTAGTCCTCATTGCAATATTTGCTGCGATTATGTATAAAATCGTAGAGAAAATTGAAAAATGGCTGATTAAGCATTCAACTTAATTAAGAAAATCACACGAAAAAATCGCCTATTCCAGATTATAGGCGATTTTTTCTTATATAAAAGCTCTTTTCGTAAGTATTGTCTCTTTTAGTTGATATAAACTGCGACATTATGTGCAATACTCGCCGCCGTCCGGGATCGTTCCGGGCAGTCGCTTTCCGCGGGCACGGCCTCAGCCTCCTCGAGAAAACCACTCTGCGGGGTCTTCGGACACGTGCTATTCCCGCAGGAGTCGACTGCCCTCCACTCACCCGGACTCGTGATGAGAGCAACGAAACTGTTTCGTTTTATTACACAAATAATATATAGTAACTAATGCTAGCGAAGGAAATACATGAAGACTCCTGCGGGAGCAAAGGTCTAGGTGAGACTCCGCAGTGCGCCAGCACAAGGAGGCTCACCAGCCGCCCGCGGAAAGCGGAATGTATTTCCGTAGCGGCGGGTGAAAGCATCAATCTTAATTTTAAATTATGTCGCAGTTTTCATCTTTTATGTCAAAAACAACAAATGTCTTCGGTGGGAACCTTTGGTGCAGTCCCAGTCTTTTAAAAAACAGCCTATATAAAATTAACGCTTTTGCGACTCAGATCCGACGGTAAGCCATGTCTTTCGAATATGTTTCATACAATAGTCCAACACGCCATCTTTCATAATGAAACTATATAAATGATTATCCTTAACGTTGGACGGGATTGTTTTTAACAGGAAAGGTCCGTCTGTTTCAAAATAGGTGTCCTGCTGGATGAGTTGATCAATTTGAGCGAAATAGACATTTTTAATAATGGTTTCCGTTTTTCCGGCAACATAGTATTGGCCAATATAATTTATGTCTTCTACTTTTCCACCTGTTTCTTCCATTACTTCACGAATAGCAGCCTCTCTCGCTGTTTCACCTTCCTCTACATTACCACCAGGAAATTCATATCCCCTTCCCTTATGCTTTGTTAAAAGCCAATCATCCTTGTGCCTGCATACAACCCATACATGTTTTGGCGAGGTCGAAAAAGGATGATCATCAAAGGAAAGTTTCACTTCGTTGTTATAGTAATCTCTGAATGTATACATGATGTCAACTGCCTTTACTTATCTAATGCTTATATTTGTTATCTTCCATTCCTTTTCAAAACTAAATTCAATTTCTATCTCATATTCGTCATAGAAAAAGCTTTGGTTCTCCTGGACGACTTTGACTTGCTTATTATCCAATTGTACCATATCATATTCGTTTTCTTCCATGAACCATGGTGGTGTTTCTGTTGGGAGAATATACAGACCGTCTGCTTCTTCCCTGTAGAAATAATCAACATAGATTTTAGCAGTTTCTCTTGTTGTCACTTGTTCAAAAGCATTTAGCAATTCATCTTTGGTATCATAATTTACAACCTTGTAATTTTCATCTGCTTCCTGTACAAGAATATCCATGAATTCACCTGTTAAAGAAATCACCTCTTCATGTGTGATATGTTCTTCCTTTTGCTGATCCTCTTCAGCTTCCACTATTTGTAGATCATTTGTGTTAACCAACGTAAATAAAAATAATATAATTCCTGTTCCTAAAATCCAGTACTTATTCTTAAAATGTTTTCTTTCCATTGATATAACCTCCCTCTATGTACACTATTCCTCTTAAGCTGGAAAGATAAACCAAAAAATAGGAATAGAACATGATTACATTCTATTCCTACCCTTTTTCACATATGATCGTCTTTTAAAATTCCCATCTCTGTAATATGAGACTTCGCTCGTTCATCGCCCCAGTCATACAGCATCTGAAAAGCTTGTGCAATATTACTGTCATAATCATCATTCGGTTTATCGTTATGGTATGGCATAATTGGTACATGAGACCGCCAGAACGAATTGAAGCTCGCATCATGCATATTTTCCAGCTTTGAACGTAATAATCTAACCTCATCCTCTGTTGCATGAATGACAAATTCCTCATTATTATCATATTTGATTTGAGAAATTTCCCCAGACCCAATATTCACATAATACTTTCTCTTTTCCATCACAGCACACCTCCTAGGCTTAATTTGCCTTAAAAGCGTAGAAAGCATGCATGAAATTTTATATAAAAAACCCACCAGAACATTCTGATGGGTAGTCGCTCTTAGGAAGTTATTGCTGATTGTTGATTTTGATTGGCAAATACACAACGGCCTTTGCCATGAGGGATGCACATTGGTGTTCCAAATCTCGGATCATAGGTCACATCACATTTCATTTGAAAAACATCATGAACTAAATTACATGTAACAATTTCTTCCGGTTTTCCTGTTGCATAAATTTGTTTATCTTTTATGGAAACAA is part of the Virgibacillus sp. NKC19-16 genome and harbors:
- the pckA gene encoding phosphoenolpyruvate carboxykinase (ATP) encodes the protein MKTVENALDKNISSHKNLIKNAPVPRLVENILSKNEGVLTATGAVRATTGTYTGRSPKDKFIVKDDICEDFIDWGPVNQAIDETSFNKLYEKVLTYLEEKDELYQFKGFAGADSAYRLPIQVINEYAWHNLFSRQLFINPTNEELASHQPEFTVVSAPNFKADPAIDGTNSETFIIISFKKRVVLIGGTEYAGEIKKSIFSVMNYLLPRRNILSMHCSANVGPEGDVALFFGLSGTGKTTLSADPYRRLIGDDEHGWSPNGVFNIEGGCYAKCINLSEKKEPQIFNAIRFGSVLENVVLDDETRLPDYDDVSLTENTRAAYPLDNIDNIISPSVAGHPNTIIFLTADASGTLPPISKLTKEQAMYHFLSGYTSKLAGTERGVTEPQATFSACFGSPFLPLVPSTYAEMLGEKIDQHNSNVFLVNTGWTGGSYGVGRRMKLSHTRAMVHSALEGELNAVETTKDSIFGLEIPIHVPGVPDEVLVPKQTWENKDAYTTAAQSLAMKFHENFEKFSQVTDSIKEAGPLYKA
- a CDS encoding ABC transporter substrate-binding protein encodes the protein MKKTKLIAVISIVLLLFLSACNSSNGNTQIQLAEVTRSVFYAPQYVAIEEGFFEEEGLDVELQTTWGGDTTMTSLLSDGSDIALVGSETSIYVYAQDSKDYAVNFAQLTATDGTFLVAKEPDPEFTWDDLRGSEFLGQRTGGMPQMVGEFVLKNHDIDPHADLNLSQNIDFANIPGAFASGDYEYVQLFEPTASVFEEEGNGHIVASFGEESGQVPYTSYMAKESYMDGNEETLSKFTSAIYKAQQWVQENSAEDIAESIQPYFEDTEVDMLATAIERYKNQGSFSTDPTLDEEEWENLKAIMEEAGELPADVGYEDLVNTEIAEEVITN
- a CDS encoding ABC transporter ATP-binding protein, with the translated sequence MSFLTLDQVTHHYFSKNSYTKALDNISLSVKEGEFVALLGPSGCGKSTILSIIAGIMKQTAGHVLLQQKPISDSELAIGYMLQQDYLFPWKTIIDNVLLGPKINNNDTEETKEKALDLLNNVGLADVAGAYPSSLSGGMRQRVALVRTLINDPKIFLLDEPFSALDYQTKLKLEDQVSHLLKMYHKTTILVTHDIGEAIAMSDRICIMDANPGSLAKVFEVPIELRDEKPFLVRRHPKYQILFDKIWDELEHEDKASSESKVVSNNNGN
- a CDS encoding ABC transporter permease; translation: METKSDYHLYEAYKNQLKREKKIVFAWQISILITFIALWELASRLYWIDPLIFSSPTKIFNLLVDRFTDGSMVTHIQVTLFETVLGFIIGTLLGIVIATLLWSSTRFSKIMDPYLVIMNAMPKVALGPIIIVALGPGYFSIITMGAIISVIITTLVVYSAFNEVDPNYEKVLISFGASRWQRFKEAIFPATLPAMISTLKVNVGLSWVGVIVGEFLVSKQGLGYLIIYGFQVFDFSLVMSSLVLIAIFAAIMYKIVEKIEKWLIKHST
- the ytkD gene encoding RNA deprotection pyrophosphohydrolase; the protein is MYTFRDYYNNEVKLSFDDHPFSTSPKHVWVVCRHKDDWLLTKHKGRGYEFPGGNVEEGETAREAAIREVMEETGGKVEDINYIGQYYVAGKTETIIKNVYFAQIDQLIQQDTYFETDGPFLLKTIPSNVKDNHLYSFIMKDGVLDYCMKHIRKTWLTVGSESQKR
- a CDS encoding hydrolase translates to MEKRKYYVNIGSGEISQIKYDNNEEFVIHATEDEVRLLRSKLENMHDASFNSFWRSHVPIMPYHNDKPNDDYDSNIAQAFQMLYDWGDERAKSHITEMGILKDDHM